In one Drosophila pseudoobscura strain MV-25-SWS-2005 chromosome X, UCI_Dpse_MV25, whole genome shotgun sequence genomic region, the following are encoded:
- the Ae2 gene encoding anion exchange protein 3 isoform X1 yields the protein MSFSSASGRENNVRKLSFLGFNTKKKSGGNEDPDEVLLDSEMEKVFAGTSARKDKFDVNTFQDNTQLPTASRTKNSIRTNDLNIEEDSEYESQTEPLNNAQNYDDIPEDFPLVSERAGHGDHSDNSAEEKHVQFGGAAGKKKIVITPPSLSYDDQPTDQSHERKRRKSRHQYYRQRKFSHQDSVEPKKTIEENGDAGARRISVQPEDTALETNGQMPAKQEADLNELRSHRSDDPRALRRHKIHHSSIKLRELPQITISPFTNKKPEVDHSPHEIFVQLDELTGVGEDREWKETARWIKYEEDVEEGSDRWGKPHVASLSFHSLLNLRRCLETGVVLLDLNEKDLPAVAYRVVEQMVIEDLIDINDKPSVMRSLLLRHRHVNEHQGVLPFTKRKYNSYTSLQQLIPKSFLWMGADAQQQSLQQQQTRNLAKARRSICVTSSAPPAAAAAATTLNVGSPAGIASSIDHRRHSTMSYLGNLSGGTDDKKIKIMPAADIGGSKRSNELKIDMKDDMYSSSQEDLKKLQNDTILRRIPAGAEATTVLVGAVEFLDQPTIAFVRLSEGVMMPTLTEVPVPVRFMFVLLGPRNFDLDYHEVGRSISTLMANEHFHAIAYKADDRKDLLSAINEFLDDSIVLPPGNWDRHDLLPFEELKAKKDWIRTRKIKALQVKRDSEMIKIGKDEEKALLEKQSLGAMGMGPGGDGGDGGGGGGGDDDDDDGHKKKQPNPMEKTHRLWGGLRNDLKRRMPMYKSDILDGLNTETLAATIFMYFACLSTAITFGGLVSDKTKSWIGISETLISCSFVGIVFHCLSCQPLVIIGTTGPLLLFDEALMVFCTQNDFDFLSLRVYVGIWLIIIALCVSAFEGSVYVRLLTRFTQEIFSALITLIYIVETMMKLVSIYQQNPLLADYNLPPPTLVAHDQDQNGTHFNMSATLLNATTTASPVGTSKLPTNQPNTALFCTILTLATFVVAYYLKLFRNSHFLGRNARRALGDFGVPISIAIFVLVDYLVPSVYTEKLVVPAGLSPSAPQLRGWYIGFNATSTWVPFACVVPALLVYILIFMESQISELIVDKPERGLKKGSGLHWDIVLLCLLNTFCGLFGMPWHCAATVRSVTHVSSVTIMSRTHAPGESPRIIDVKEQRLSGFFVCVMIGLSVLMAPLLRLIPMAVLFGVFLYMGVASMSGVQLFERIRLYFMPVKHYPPTPYVKRVRPWKLHLFTTIQVLCLAVLWTVKSSRFSLAFPFFLIMMVPIRQRLVALYKPEELQALDGQEAKNDEDEPDFYEQATIPA from the exons ATGAGTTTCAGCTCGGCCAGCGGCAGGGAGAACAATGTTCGCAAGTTGTCCTTCCTGGGTTtcaacaccaaaaaaaag TCCGGCGGCAATGAGGATCCCGATGAAGTGCTGTTGGACTCGGAAATGGAAAAGGTCTTTGCCGGCACCAGTGCACGCAAAGATAAGTTCGACGTGAATACCTTTCAGGACAACACGCAGCTGCCCACTGCATCCCGCACGAAGAATAGCA TTCGCACAAATGATCTAAACATTGAGGAGGACTCGGAGTACGAGAGCCAAACGGAGCCACTGAATAATGCACAAAACTATGATGACATCCCCGAGGACTTCCCATTAGTTTCGGAGCGTGCCGGACACGGCGATCACTCGGACAATTCGGCGGAGGAGAAGCACGTTCAGTTCGGTGGCGCCGCTGGCAAGAAGAAGATTGTCATCACGCCGCCGAGTCTGAGCTATGATGATCAGCCCACGGACCAATCGCACGAACGAAAACGCAGAAAAAG CCGCCATCAGTATTATAGGCAGCGTAAATTCTCACATCAGGACAGCGTGGAACCCAAAAAGACCATCGAGGAGAACGGTGATGCAGGTGCGCGTCGCATCTCTGTGCAGCCTGAGGACACGGCATTGGAG ACAAATGGCCAAATGCCGGCTAAACAG GAGGCTGATCTCAACGAGCTGAGATCCCATCGTTCGGACGATCCGCGTGCACTGCGGCGTCACAAGATCCATCATTCATCCATCAAGCTGCGCGAGCTGCCGCAGATTACCATTTCGCCCTTTACCAACAAGAAGCCCGAGGTGGATCACAGTCCCCATGAG ATCTTTGTGCAGCTGGACGAGCTCACAGGCGTGGGCGAGGATCGGGAGTGGAAGGAGACTGCGCGCTGGATCAAGTATGAGGAGGATGTGGAGGAGGGCTCCGATCGCTGGGGCAAGCCCCATGTTGCCTCCCTCTCATTCCATTCGCTGCTCAATTTGCGTCGCTGCCTGGAAACGGGCGTTGTGCTGCTGGACCTCAACGAGAAGGATCTGCCCGCAGTGGCCTATCGTGTAGTAGAGCAG ATGGTGATTGAGGACCTCATCGACATCAATGACAAGCCCTCGGTGATGCGATCGCTGCTCCTGCGGCATCGGCATGTCAACGAGCACCAGGGAGTACTGCCCTTCACCAAGCGCAAATACAACAGCTACACCAGTCTGCAG caacttaTACCCAAATCG tTTCTCTGGATGGGTGCCGATGCCCAGCAGCAGagtctccagcagcagcagacacgTAACCTGGCCAAGGCCAGACGGAGCATATGCGTCACGTCCAGTGCCCctccggcagcggcagcggcggcaacgaCACTCAATGTGGGCTCGCCCGCGGGCATTGCGTCGTCCATCGATCACCGGCGACACTCGACGATGTCCTATCTGGGT AACCTATCGGGTGGAACCGATGACAAGAAGATCAAGATAATGCCAGCCGCCGATATCGGAGGGAGCAAGCGCAGCAATGAGTTGAAGATCGACATGAAGGACGACATGTACTCGTCGTCGCAGGAGGATCTCAAGAAGCTGCAGAATGACACCATTCTGAGGCGCATTCCAGCTGGAGCCGAGGCCACCACTGTTCTG GTGGGAGCCGTTGAGTTCTTGGATCAGCCGACAATCGCCTTTGTCCGTCTGTCGGAGGGCGTCATGATGCCCACCCTGACGGAGGTGCCGGTGCCCGTGAGATTCATGTTCGTGCTGCTAGGACCGCGCAACTTTGACTTGGACTACCATGAGGTGGGTCGCTCTATCTCCACGTTGATGGCCAACGAGCACTTCCATGCCATTGCCTACAAGGCGGACGACCGCAAGGATCTGCTCTCGGCTATCAATGAGTTCCTTGACGATTCGATTGTGCTGCCGCCCGGCAACTGGGATCGCCACGATCTGCTGCCGTTCGAGGAGCTGAAGGCCAAGAAGGACTGGATTCGGACGCGCAAGATCAAGGCGCTGCAGGTGAAGCGCGACAGCGAGATGATCAAGATCGGCAAGGACGAGGAGAAGGCACTGCTCGAGAAGCAGTCGCTGGGCGCCATGGGAATGGGCCCCGGTGGCGATGGCGGTgatggtggcggtggtggtggcggcgacgatgacgacgacgatggacACAAGAAGAAGCAGCCCAATCCAATGGAAAAGACCCACCGCCTGTGGGGTGGCCTACGGAACGATCTGAAGCGACGCATGCCCATGTACAAGAGCGACATCCTCGACGGCCTCAACACGGAGACCCTGGCGGCCACCATCTTCATGTACTTTGCCTGCCTCTCCACGGCCATCACGTTCGGTGGCTTGGTGTCGGACAAGACGAAGAGCTGGATCGGTATCTCTGAGACACTGATCTCGTGCTCCTTTGTGGGCATCGTCTTTCATTGTCTCTCCTGCCAGCCTCTGGTGATTATCGGCACCACGGGGCCGTTGCTTTTGTTCGACGAAGCCCTGATGGTCTTTTGCACCCAGAACGACTTCGACTTCCTTTCGCTGCGCGTCTATGTCGGCATCTGGCTGATCATCATCGCTCTCTGCGTGTCGGCCTTCGAGGGCAGTGTCTATGTGCGTCTGCTCACCCGCTTCACCCAGGAGATATTCTCGGCCTTGATCACCCTCATCTACATCGTGGAGACAATGATGAAGCTGGTTTCGATCTACCAGCAGAACCCCCTGCTCGCCGACTACAAcctgccgccgccgacgcTCGTCGCCCACGACCAGGATCAGAACGGAACGCACTTCAACATGAGCGCCACTCTGCTGAACGCGACGACCACGGCGTCGCCAGTGGGCACCTCGAAGCTGCCCACTAATCAACCGAACACCGCCCTCTTCTGCACCATCCTCACCCTGGCCACCTTCGTTGTGGCCTACTACCTGAAGCTCTTCCGCAACTCCCACTTCCTGGGCCGCAATGCACGCCGTGCCCTCGGCGACTTTGGGGTGCCCATCTCAATTGCCATTTTCGTGCTGGTCGATTACCTAGTGCCCTCCGTCTACACCGAGAAACTGGTGGTGCCCGCGGGCCTTTCGCCCAGCGCTCCCCAGCTGCGCGGCTGGTACATCGGCTTCAATGCCACCTCCACGTGGGTGCCGTTTGCCTGTGTGGTGCCCGCCCTGCTCGTCTACATCCTCATCTTCATGGAGTCGCAGATATCGGAGCTGATTGTGGACAAGCCCGAGCGTGGACTGAAGAAGGGCTCCGGCCTCCACTGGGACATTGTCCTGCTGTGCCTGCTCAACACCTTCTGCGGACTATTTGGTATGCCCTGGCACTGTGCAGCTACTGTACGCTCCGTAACGCACGTCTCCTCGGTCACGATCATGTCACG CACCCATGCTCCTGGTGAATCGCCCAGGATCATTGATGTGAAGGAGCAGCGTCTGTCTGGCTTCTTTGTGTGCGTCATGATCGGTCTGTCGGTGCTGATGGCACCGCTTTTGCGACTCATCCCCATGGCCGTGCTCTTTGGAGTATTCCTGTACATGGGTGTGGCTTCCATGAGTGGCGTTCAGCTGTTCGAACG CATACGATTGTATTTTATGCCAGTGAAGCACTATCCTCCAACGCCGTATGTGAAGCGTGTGCGCCCCTGGAAGCTGCATCTGTTCACCACCATACAGGTGCTGTGTCTGGCCGTGCTGTGGACGGTCAAGTCCTCGAGATTCTCGCTGGCCTTCCCCTTCTTCCTGATCATGATGGTGCCCATACGCCAGCGTTTGGTGGCCCTCTACAAACCAGAGGAATTGCAAGCA TTGGATGGCCAAGAGGCAAAGAACGACGAGGATGAGCCCGATTTCTACGAACAAGCCACAATACCAGCCTAG
- the Ae2 gene encoding anion exchange protein 3 isoform X7 — MSFSSASGRENNVRKLSFLGFNTKKKSGGNEDPDEVLLDSEMEKVFAGTSARKDKFDVNTFQDNTQLPTASRTKNSIRTNDLNIEEDSEYESQTEPLNNAQNYDDIPEDFPLVSERAGHGDHSDNSAEEKHVQFGGAAGKKKIVITPPSLSYDDQPTDQSHERKRRKSRHQYYRQRKFSHQDSVEPKKTIEENGDAGARRISVQPEDTALEEADLNELRSHRSDDPRALRRHKIHHSSIKLRELPQITISPFTNKKPEVDHSPHEIFVQLDELTGVGEDREWKETARWIKYEEDVEEGSDRWGKPHVASLSFHSLLNLRRCLETGVVLLDLNEKDLPAVAYRVVEQMVIEDLIDINDKPSVMRSLLLRHRHVNEHQGVLPFTKRKYNSYTSLQNLSGGTDDKKIKIMPAADIGGSKRSNELKIDMKDDMYSSSQEDLKKLQNDTILRRIPAGAEATTVLVGAVEFLDQPTIAFVRLSEGVMMPTLTEVPVPVRFMFVLLGPRNFDLDYHEVGRSISTLMANEHFHAIAYKADDRKDLLSAINEFLDDSIVLPPGNWDRHDLLPFEELKAKKDWIRTRKIKALQVKRDSEMIKIGKDEEKALLEKQSLGAMGMGPGGDGGDGGGGGGGDDDDDDGHKKKQPNPMEKTHRLWGGLRNDLKRRMPMYKSDILDGLNTETLAATIFMYFACLSTAITFGGLVSDKTKSWIGISETLISCSFVGIVFHCLSCQPLVIIGTTGPLLLFDEALMVFCTQNDFDFLSLRVYVGIWLIIIALCVSAFEGSVYVRLLTRFTQEIFSALITLIYIVETMMKLVSIYQQNPLLADYNLPPPTLVAHDQDQNGTHFNMSATLLNATTTASPVGTSKLPTNQPNTALFCTILTLATFVVAYYLKLFRNSHFLGRNARRALGDFGVPISIAIFVLVDYLVPSVYTEKLVVPAGLSPSAPQLRGWYIGFNATSTWVPFACVVPALLVYILIFMESQISELIVDKPERGLKKGSGLHWDIVLLCLLNTFCGLFGMPWHCAATVRSVTHVSSVTIMSRTHAPGESPRIIDVKEQRLSGFFVCVMIGLSVLMAPLLRLIPMAVLFGVFLYMGVASMSGVQLFERIRLYFMPVKHYPPTPYVKRVRPWKLHLFTTIQVLCLAVLWTVKSSRFSLAFPFFLIMMVPIRQRLVALYKPEELQALDGQEAKNDEDEPDFYEQATIPA, encoded by the exons ATGAGTTTCAGCTCGGCCAGCGGCAGGGAGAACAATGTTCGCAAGTTGTCCTTCCTGGGTTtcaacaccaaaaaaaag TCCGGCGGCAATGAGGATCCCGATGAAGTGCTGTTGGACTCGGAAATGGAAAAGGTCTTTGCCGGCACCAGTGCACGCAAAGATAAGTTCGACGTGAATACCTTTCAGGACAACACGCAGCTGCCCACTGCATCCCGCACGAAGAATAGCA TTCGCACAAATGATCTAAACATTGAGGAGGACTCGGAGTACGAGAGCCAAACGGAGCCACTGAATAATGCACAAAACTATGATGACATCCCCGAGGACTTCCCATTAGTTTCGGAGCGTGCCGGACACGGCGATCACTCGGACAATTCGGCGGAGGAGAAGCACGTTCAGTTCGGTGGCGCCGCTGGCAAGAAGAAGATTGTCATCACGCCGCCGAGTCTGAGCTATGATGATCAGCCCACGGACCAATCGCACGAACGAAAACGCAGAAAAAG CCGCCATCAGTATTATAGGCAGCGTAAATTCTCACATCAGGACAGCGTGGAACCCAAAAAGACCATCGAGGAGAACGGTGATGCAGGTGCGCGTCGCATCTCTGTGCAGCCTGAGGACACGGCATTGGAG GAGGCTGATCTCAACGAGCTGAGATCCCATCGTTCGGACGATCCGCGTGCACTGCGGCGTCACAAGATCCATCATTCATCCATCAAGCTGCGCGAGCTGCCGCAGATTACCATTTCGCCCTTTACCAACAAGAAGCCCGAGGTGGATCACAGTCCCCATGAG ATCTTTGTGCAGCTGGACGAGCTCACAGGCGTGGGCGAGGATCGGGAGTGGAAGGAGACTGCGCGCTGGATCAAGTATGAGGAGGATGTGGAGGAGGGCTCCGATCGCTGGGGCAAGCCCCATGTTGCCTCCCTCTCATTCCATTCGCTGCTCAATTTGCGTCGCTGCCTGGAAACGGGCGTTGTGCTGCTGGACCTCAACGAGAAGGATCTGCCCGCAGTGGCCTATCGTGTAGTAGAGCAG ATGGTGATTGAGGACCTCATCGACATCAATGACAAGCCCTCGGTGATGCGATCGCTGCTCCTGCGGCATCGGCATGTCAACGAGCACCAGGGAGTACTGCCCTTCACCAAGCGCAAATACAACAGCTACACCAGTCTGCAG AACCTATCGGGTGGAACCGATGACAAGAAGATCAAGATAATGCCAGCCGCCGATATCGGAGGGAGCAAGCGCAGCAATGAGTTGAAGATCGACATGAAGGACGACATGTACTCGTCGTCGCAGGAGGATCTCAAGAAGCTGCAGAATGACACCATTCTGAGGCGCATTCCAGCTGGAGCCGAGGCCACCACTGTTCTG GTGGGAGCCGTTGAGTTCTTGGATCAGCCGACAATCGCCTTTGTCCGTCTGTCGGAGGGCGTCATGATGCCCACCCTGACGGAGGTGCCGGTGCCCGTGAGATTCATGTTCGTGCTGCTAGGACCGCGCAACTTTGACTTGGACTACCATGAGGTGGGTCGCTCTATCTCCACGTTGATGGCCAACGAGCACTTCCATGCCATTGCCTACAAGGCGGACGACCGCAAGGATCTGCTCTCGGCTATCAATGAGTTCCTTGACGATTCGATTGTGCTGCCGCCCGGCAACTGGGATCGCCACGATCTGCTGCCGTTCGAGGAGCTGAAGGCCAAGAAGGACTGGATTCGGACGCGCAAGATCAAGGCGCTGCAGGTGAAGCGCGACAGCGAGATGATCAAGATCGGCAAGGACGAGGAGAAGGCACTGCTCGAGAAGCAGTCGCTGGGCGCCATGGGAATGGGCCCCGGTGGCGATGGCGGTgatggtggcggtggtggtggcggcgacgatgacgacgacgatggacACAAGAAGAAGCAGCCCAATCCAATGGAAAAGACCCACCGCCTGTGGGGTGGCCTACGGAACGATCTGAAGCGACGCATGCCCATGTACAAGAGCGACATCCTCGACGGCCTCAACACGGAGACCCTGGCGGCCACCATCTTCATGTACTTTGCCTGCCTCTCCACGGCCATCACGTTCGGTGGCTTGGTGTCGGACAAGACGAAGAGCTGGATCGGTATCTCTGAGACACTGATCTCGTGCTCCTTTGTGGGCATCGTCTTTCATTGTCTCTCCTGCCAGCCTCTGGTGATTATCGGCACCACGGGGCCGTTGCTTTTGTTCGACGAAGCCCTGATGGTCTTTTGCACCCAGAACGACTTCGACTTCCTTTCGCTGCGCGTCTATGTCGGCATCTGGCTGATCATCATCGCTCTCTGCGTGTCGGCCTTCGAGGGCAGTGTCTATGTGCGTCTGCTCACCCGCTTCACCCAGGAGATATTCTCGGCCTTGATCACCCTCATCTACATCGTGGAGACAATGATGAAGCTGGTTTCGATCTACCAGCAGAACCCCCTGCTCGCCGACTACAAcctgccgccgccgacgcTCGTCGCCCACGACCAGGATCAGAACGGAACGCACTTCAACATGAGCGCCACTCTGCTGAACGCGACGACCACGGCGTCGCCAGTGGGCACCTCGAAGCTGCCCACTAATCAACCGAACACCGCCCTCTTCTGCACCATCCTCACCCTGGCCACCTTCGTTGTGGCCTACTACCTGAAGCTCTTCCGCAACTCCCACTTCCTGGGCCGCAATGCACGCCGTGCCCTCGGCGACTTTGGGGTGCCCATCTCAATTGCCATTTTCGTGCTGGTCGATTACCTAGTGCCCTCCGTCTACACCGAGAAACTGGTGGTGCCCGCGGGCCTTTCGCCCAGCGCTCCCCAGCTGCGCGGCTGGTACATCGGCTTCAATGCCACCTCCACGTGGGTGCCGTTTGCCTGTGTGGTGCCCGCCCTGCTCGTCTACATCCTCATCTTCATGGAGTCGCAGATATCGGAGCTGATTGTGGACAAGCCCGAGCGTGGACTGAAGAAGGGCTCCGGCCTCCACTGGGACATTGTCCTGCTGTGCCTGCTCAACACCTTCTGCGGACTATTTGGTATGCCCTGGCACTGTGCAGCTACTGTACGCTCCGTAACGCACGTCTCCTCGGTCACGATCATGTCACG CACCCATGCTCCTGGTGAATCGCCCAGGATCATTGATGTGAAGGAGCAGCGTCTGTCTGGCTTCTTTGTGTGCGTCATGATCGGTCTGTCGGTGCTGATGGCACCGCTTTTGCGACTCATCCCCATGGCCGTGCTCTTTGGAGTATTCCTGTACATGGGTGTGGCTTCCATGAGTGGCGTTCAGCTGTTCGAACG CATACGATTGTATTTTATGCCAGTGAAGCACTATCCTCCAACGCCGTATGTGAAGCGTGTGCGCCCCTGGAAGCTGCATCTGTTCACCACCATACAGGTGCTGTGTCTGGCCGTGCTGTGGACGGTCAAGTCCTCGAGATTCTCGCTGGCCTTCCCCTTCTTCCTGATCATGATGGTGCCCATACGCCAGCGTTTGGTGGCCCTCTACAAACCAGAGGAATTGCAAGCA TTGGATGGCCAAGAGGCAAAGAACGACGAGGATGAGCCCGATTTCTACGAACAAGCCACAATACCAGCCTAG